The nucleotide window AGTGAGCTTTCAACTGACAAACGCCACAGGCTTGTGAATCGGACCCCGGTGATGGGGCGGTCGCCGCGGTCGGGCATTGCGGGACTTTCGCGTTGAGCGGCAACCCGGCATCCGCTGTGACCAAGGGGCCTGGGGCGATCGATCGTTTGACAGACGACGCGTGTTGTTTGCGTGGTGACAGCGACCAAACTGGACTGCAAACCGACGAATAGACTTCGTTGGCAAAGTTGACCATGCCTTCGTATCCGGCCAGACAACGTTTGCGTTCGTGATTGTGGTCACAGAATGCGACGCCCAGCTTGTAGGCGATCGGTCGTTCTTTCACGCCGCCGATCAACAAGTCGGCGCCGGTCTGGTCGATGAACTTTGCCAGTTCCAACGGGTTCGTGTCGTCCAATAACACGGTCCCGTCGTCACACAGTGATTCCAGTTGCTGATAGTCCTGGGGATTGCCCGTTTGCGAACCGGCGATCACCGTTTGAACGCCCAACGTTCGCAAGGACCGCACCAGACTGAAAGCCTTGAAAGCACCACCGGTGTAGACCGCCGCCTTCTTGCCCTGCAAAGCATCACGATAGCGTCGCAGTCGCGGCATCACGGCACTGATTTCGTCACGCACCAAACGCTTCGTGCGTTGCATCATCGCCGGATCGTTGAATGTTTCGGCGACGTCGTACAGGGCTTTGCTGACGTCTTCCAGTCCAAAGTACGACACGTGAACAAACGGAATGTCGTACTTTTGCTTCATCAGCCGGGCCAAGCCTTTCATGGATCCCGAGCACTGCACAACGTTCAACTGGGCGTGGTGAGCCCGGCGGATATCATCAACACGTCCGTCACCGGTGATGGTAGAGATGACGTTGACGCCCATTCGTTCGTAGTAGTCGCGGATGACCCAGGTTTCACCGGCGATGTTGAAGTCGCCCAGGATGTTGATCGAAGGTCCGTCCGGCGGCGGCGATTCACTGGAACCGACCAAGCGATCCAGTGCCGCGCAGGCGGCCGTGTAACCGTCTTTCTTGGAACCGGCGAACCCTTCGCTGTGCACGGGGATCGTTTCCACGCCCGTCTGTGCCGTCACGCGCCGGCAGACCGCTTCCAAGTCGTCACCGATCAATCCGACGATGCACGTCGCGTAGACAAACGCCGCTTTGGGTCGATACCGCCCGATCAGTTCGATCAACGCGGTTTCGCATTTCTTTTCCCCGCCGTAGATCACATCCTTTTCACGCAGGTCCGTTGAAAACGACATGCGATGCAATTGCGATCCGGACGATTGGGCACCGCGAATGTCCCAGGTGTACGCCGCGCATCCGATCGGTCCATGCACCAAGTGCAGGGCGTCGGTGATCGGATACAGCACGACCCGTGAACCGCAGAACACGCACGCCCGCTGGCTGACCGAACCGGCAACGCTGTGTTTTTCACAGTCCAGCTGGAACGGCTGGGCACCCTTGGTGTGAACCTGACGGCGGCGGGCGTCCAGGATATCAATGGCCTCGCGCATGGCGTTGCATTCTTCGTGTTGCACGTTGCGGGATGATGACGGCGGCGATCTACATCACCAGTTCGAAACCGGATTCGGGAGCGTCGCGGTCTTGACGATCCAGGAAAGCGTCCAGAATCTGTTCCAAGATTCGCGTCGTCCCGCGATAGCCTACGGTCGCGAAATGTTGGTGACCGATGCGATCGAGAATCGGGAATCCGTGACGGATCAGCGGGATGTCTTCGTCGCGGGCGATGTACTTCCCATAGGTGTTGCCGATCAGCAGATCCACCTTGTCCGGATCGCTCTTGATCCACTGGTGCAGTTGGAACATGTCGGCACAGGAGCCTTGGTCGACTTTGCAGGCTTGCGCGTGGTCGCCCAGCACATCGCCCATTCGCTTGAAGAACTTCTTGCCCGGTGTTCCAGTCACGACGAACTTTGGAATCATGTCCAGCGTGATCAACAGTTCGGCCAGCGAGACCAGTTGGTCGGGGTCGCCCCACAAAGCAGCGGTCTTGCCATAGAAATACTGGTGCATGTCGGTCATCAAATCCAACAAGCGTCCGCGTTCGGTCATGATTTCATCGGGGACGAATCCGCCGTTGATCTCACGCAGCTTCATGATGAATTGATCAGTCGCCTTCAGGCCGATTGGCAATGGCAACGTGGTTTGCGGCACCTGGCACTTGGCGAACAAGGCTTTCGCCGCCGGACCGCTGCAGATCGGACCCAACGCGATCGTGTGACAGGAATCGCCCGCCGAACGGATCGAGTCGACCGTCGCACCGCCGGCGGGGAACATTTCATGAATGCCGGTTTGCGGTGAATCCAAGACACCGGACGTATCCGGAAACGTGACCGGATCCAGCCCCATCAGCTTGACCAGTCGTTTCAGTTCACTCATGTCGGCCGGTTCCACCCAACCGGGAATCAGATTGACCTGGTCGCGGATCTTTTCGGCGCCGCTGGACTGTGCGATGTAGTCGACCATCGCTTTGGTCATTGTGGCGAAACCGGTGGTGTGCGAACCGACATAGGACGGCGTGTTGGCGTGAATCACCATCTTGCCCTCGGGCAGCAATCCCTTGTCGATCGCGGCTTCGACGATCTGTGGCACGTCGTCGCCGATCGTTTCGCTCAGGCACGTCGTGTGGACTGCGATCACATCAGGGTCATAGACCGTGAAGATGTTTTCGATCGCCGCCAACAGGTTCGCTTGGCCTCCGAACACCGAACTGCCTTCGGTGAACGAACTGGTGCCCGCCATGGCGGGTTCTTTGTAGTGTCGGCTGAGCGTGGACCGGTGATAGGCACAACAACCTTGGGAACCGTGGCTGTGCGGCAGGCATCGATGCAACCCGAGCGCGGCGTACATCGCACCGATGGGTTGACACGTCTTGGCGGGATTGACGGTCAACGCTTCACGCTGGACGTCTTGATCCGCCGAAGTATGGCGTAGCAATGTCATGATGGTATCCGTGAATCGAATGGTATGGATGGAAAGAGAGTTCTGGCGTGATCAACAGATCGATCCGGCTGGCTTAGCCCTCCCGGCGAATCGATGATGATGACGGTGCGTTCTGATCGGCCTGGTCCGACCACGGCGGTTGGATCATCGACCAGACTTTGGCGTTCACCATGCGATCGATTTCCTTGTAGAAGTTGATAGCACCCTGGAATCCGGCG belongs to Crateriforma spongiae and includes:
- the nifE gene encoding nitrogenase iron-molybdenum cofactor biosynthesis protein NifE is translated as MREAIDILDARRRQVHTKGAQPFQLDCEKHSVAGSVSQRACVFCGSRVVLYPITDALHLVHGPIGCAAYTWDIRGAQSSGSQLHRMSFSTDLREKDVIYGGEKKCETALIELIGRYRPKAAFVYATCIVGLIGDDLEAVCRRVTAQTGVETIPVHSEGFAGSKKDGYTAACAALDRLVGSSESPPPDGPSINILGDFNIAGETWVIRDYYERMGVNVISTITGDGRVDDIRRAHHAQLNVVQCSGSMKGLARLMKQKYDIPFVHVSYFGLEDVSKALYDVAETFNDPAMMQRTKRLVRDEISAVMPRLRRYRDALQGKKAAVYTGGAFKAFSLVRSLRTLGVQTVIAGSQTGNPQDYQQLESLCDDGTVLLDDTNPLELAKFIDQTGADLLIGGVKERPIAYKLGVAFCDHNHERKRCLAGYEGMVNFANEVYSSVCSPVWSLSPRKQHASSVKRSIAPGPLVTADAGLPLNAKVPQCPTAATAPSPGSDSQACGVCQLKAHCSGLAAQETETA
- a CDS encoding nitrogenase component 1, with amino-acid sequence MTLLRHTSADQDVQREALTVNPAKTCQPIGAMYAALGLHRCLPHSHGSQGCCAYHRSTLSRHYKEPAMAGTSSFTEGSSVFGGQANLLAAIENIFTVYDPDVIAVHTTCLSETIGDDVPQIVEAAIDKGLLPEGKMVIHANTPSYVGSHTTGFATMTKAMVDYIAQSSGAEKIRDQVNLIPGWVEPADMSELKRLVKLMGLDPVTFPDTSGVLDSPQTGIHEMFPAGGATVDSIRSAGDSCHTIALGPICSGPAAKALFAKCQVPQTTLPLPIGLKATDQFIMKLREINGGFVPDEIMTERGRLLDLMTDMHQYFYGKTAALWGDPDQLVSLAELLITLDMIPKFVVTGTPGKKFFKRMGDVLGDHAQACKVDQGSCADMFQLHQWIKSDPDKVDLLIGNTYGKYIARDEDIPLIRHGFPILDRIGHQHFATVGYRGTTRILEQILDAFLDRQDRDAPESGFELVM